The Ruminococcus bovis genome includes a region encoding these proteins:
- a CDS encoding DnaD domain protein, which translates to MLIELNLGKWGSIFPVPNSVVDEDIKLATENQLKVLLYVLRHNGDTLTEEILSDKLGINSDDVTDALNFWVSREVLSNTYDLPLRDTASVQKPKVQPARETVSRNTPPRTNAPNPTVNQVQQNPIPINQGSVNQKPVNNTVQNVETVKEVKKPRPLSRQQKPDSVFVAQRLKEDKQLAELLEEVQNVFGKPISSGDIATLVMLHETDGLPCEVLMMLVYYCHSIGKDNMRYIEKMGVEWAANDITTLERADERIANMQTYGESWKRVSQIIGMYNSGYPTKAQQENSNRWVNEWKFSDEMIKEAYERCVNHKNKFNISYTNGILKNWHKNGITTLQELRDFEEKKSITNSTNKNQEKQAVSYDIDSYEDFSMFD; encoded by the coding sequence TTGTTAATTGAACTTAATTTAGGCAAGTGGGGTTCTATTTTTCCGGTACCTAATAGTGTAGTTGATGAAGATATTAAGTTAGCAACAGAAAATCAACTAAAGGTACTTCTATATGTTTTGCGACATAACGGAGATACACTTACAGAAGAAATTTTAAGTGACAAGCTAGGTATAAATAGTGATGATGTTACAGATGCCCTAAACTTTTGGGTTAGTAGGGAAGTACTTTCAAATACTTACGATTTACCACTTAGAGATACTGCATCGGTTCAAAAACCTAAAGTACAACCTGCTAGGGAAACTGTTTCAAGAAACACACCACCTAGAACAAATGCACCTAACCCTACTGTAAACCAAGTACAACAAAATCCAATTCCAATAAATCAAGGTTCTGTAAATCAAAAGCCGGTTAATAACACTGTGCAAAATGTAGAAACTGTAAAAGAAGTTAAAAAGCCAAGACCACTTTCTCGTCAACAAAAGCCTGATTCAGTTTTTGTTGCTCAAAGATTAAAGGAAGATAAGCAACTTGCAGAACTTCTTGAAGAAGTACAGAATGTGTTTGGTAAGCCAATTTCAAGTGGTGATATTGCAACACTTGTTATGTTGCATGAAACAGATGGTTTGCCTTGTGAAGTACTTATGATGCTTGTCTACTATTGCCATTCTATCGGTAAAGACAATATGAGATATATTGAGAAAATGGGTGTTGAATGGGCAGCTAATGACATTACTACCCTTGAACGAGCAGATGAAAGAATTGCCAATATGCAAACTTATGGGGAAAGCTGGAAACGAGTTTCTCAGATTATCGGTATGTATAATTCAGGTTATCCAACAAAAGCACAACAGGAAAATTCCAACCGTTGGGTAAATGAATGGAAGTTTTCTGATGAAATGATCAAGGAAGCATATGAAAGATGTGTAAATCATAAGAATAAGTTTAACATTTCTTATACAAATGGTATTCTTAAGAATTGGCACAAAAACGGTATTACAACATTACAAGAATTAAGAGATTTTGAAGAAAAGAAATCTATCACAAATTCAACTAACAAAAATCAAGAAAAACAAGCTGTATCATATGATATAGACAGTTATGAAGATTTCAGTATGTTTGACTAA
- a CDS encoding ATP-binding protein, which yields MGFNSKINQKADEILNNKRLEALHNQDRMRSIVYSQFPRLQEIEQQLIIIGSETAKAVLNGGSAVEMTKKLAKESLALQSEARDILVSHGYKEDTLEPHFSCTKCNDTGRYDDEKGRTVLCDCLKKIRIDVACDELNKSSPLELSSFDNFSLDYYDMDIQEDKQVSPYERMSKVLAYCKKYARTFSLDSPSIMMRGATGLGKTHLSLAIANEVIQNGFGVIYVSAPMLLSTLEKSHFKYDYDTEEETINSLVTCDLLIIDDLGTEFQSSYSTSTIYNIFNSRLLNRKPTIMNTNLTLKDLEKSYSPRFVSRVMGNCAKIDFLGRDIRRPRPRRQ from the coding sequence ATGGGGTTCAACAGTAAAATTAATCAAAAAGCTGACGAAATATTAAATAATAAAAGGCTAGAGGCTCTACATAATCAGGACAGAATGAGGAGCATAGTGTATAGCCAATTTCCTAGATTACAAGAGATTGAACAACAATTGATTATCATAGGATCAGAAACTGCAAAAGCAGTTCTAAATGGTGGTTCAGCAGTAGAAATGACAAAGAAATTAGCTAAAGAAAGTTTAGCACTTCAAAGTGAAGCAAGAGATATTTTGGTTTCTCATGGTTACAAAGAAGATACTTTAGAACCACATTTTTCTTGTACTAAATGTAACGATACAGGAAGATACGATGATGAAAAAGGCAGAACAGTTCTTTGTGATTGTTTAAAGAAAATCAGAATTGATGTAGCATGTGATGAACTTAACAAGTCCTCACCACTTGAATTATCTTCATTTGATAATTTCAGCCTTGATTATTACGATATGGATATTCAGGAGGATAAGCAAGTTTCACCATATGAAAGAATGAGCAAAGTCCTTGCTTATTGCAAAAAGTATGCAAGAACTTTTTCTCTGGACTCACCAAGCATTATGATGAGAGGTGCAACAGGACTAGGCAAAACTCATTTAAGTTTAGCAATTGCCAATGAAGTTATCCAAAATGGTTTTGGTGTAATTTATGTTTCAGCACCAATGTTGCTTTCAACTTTGGAGAAAAGTCATTTTAAGTATGATTACGATACAGAGGAAGAAACAATAAATTCTCTTGTAACTTGTGATTTGCTTATTATTGATGACTTAGGAACAGAATTTCAGTCCAGCTATTCCACATCAACAATCTATAATATCTTTAATTCACGATTACTAAACAGAAAACCTACTATTATGAATACAAACTTAACTCTAAAAGATTTAGAGAAAAGCTATTCACCAAGGTTTGTATCTCGTGTAATGGGTAATTGTGCTAAGATTGACTTCTTAGGCAGAGATATTAGAAGACCTAGACCAAGAAGACAGTAA